The Lebetimonas natsushimae genomic sequence TTCCAATAGACCTTGCCATTCATAAACTTTTTAATCAAAACAGCAATTCAAAATGGTTTATGAGTTTTACCGAGCTTTTGTCTGTAATTACGCTTCTTGGTGTAATTTTGACAGCCATGGTGTTTGTAAAAGAAAAAGAGGACGGGACCTGGGATATAATGCTTTTGATGCCGGTTGACTCAAAACTTATTATTTTTGCAAAAATTATTTCTCAGGTTGTAATTTTGCTTGGCGGGGTAATACTCTCTTTTGGATTTGTAATTTTTGGTGTGTTTAATGCCCCGATGAATGGAAGTATTTTTGATTTTTTAATTTTAACGCTTCTTTATTCCATAACAGCTGCAGGAATTGGGCTTTTTATTGCTGCAATAAGTGAGAGTGCCCTGGAAGTTGGTCAATATTCTATGCTTATTATGATGCCTTTGATTTTCCTAAGCGGGGCATGGACGCCTATTTATGCAATGCACCCAGTTTTACAGTTTTTATCTTTGTTTTCTCCTCTCAGGTATTATATTGAGGGGAGTGAAAGTATAATGTTTAGGGGTGCTGATATGTTTCATTTATGGAATTATTATGCGGCACTTTTATTTTTAGGTATTATTTTATTTATATATGGATACAGGAAAATGGGAAGGTTATTTTAATGTAAAATTGATATTGGAAAATGGAAAATGTAAAATTAAAAATGTGAAAGGATAAAAATGAAAGATGTACAAAAAGAATTTTTGGATAACAGAAATCCTACAAAAGATTTATGGAGAATGTTTAGGGTTATAAGTGATTTTACAGATGCGTTTGAAGAACTTGATGATTTGCCTCCGGGAATTTCAATATTTGGTTCTGCAAGAAGTAAACCCGGGGATTATTATTATGAAAAAGCGACTGAAATTAGTGAAAAACTTAGTGATAAAGGATATGCAATTATTACAGGCGGCGGACCTGGAATAATGGAGGCTGCAAATAAAGGTGCAAAAGTAAGTGTCGGGCTTAATATTTTATTACCACGCGAACAGGTTACTAATCCTTATGTAAAGATACCTCTTAAATTTAAATATTTTTTTACAAGAAAAGTGACTTTTCTTAAATATTCGGTTGGAACCGTTATGATGCCGGGAGGTTTTGGAACGTTGGATGAATTAAGTGAAGTTTTGGTATTGATTCAGACAAACAGAATGAGCAGGATTCCCGTTGTGTTTTTTGGAACTGAATTTTATAGGCCGTTAATTGAATTTTTTGAAACTATGCTTGAAAATAATTTTATTGATGAAAAGGATATTAATCTTTTTATGGTAACGGATGATGTGGATGAAGCGGTGGAATATATTTATAATAATGCTATAAAACCAAACGTAATTAAAATGGAAAATGGATAATGTATAATGGAGAATGGGGGAAGGAGTTATTTTTCATGATGAGGTTTATCGTTAAAAATAAAAAAAATACTTAAAATTGCTATTGTAGCCATTATCATTAAATTAATTAAATAAATCATCACATATCCTCCAATTTGTCGATTTCTTTTTTCAGTTTTTTGCCTGTAGCAATAATTCCTATTAGTAGAATTAATCCTGCAATATTTGTTAAAATTAATTGAATTTCAGATAATTTCATATACTTTGTAAAAACAAAAGCAACCAATCCAAATAGTGCAGTTAATAAAAAGAAAAACATTGTTCTTAAAAAAGCTATTTTTTCTTTTTGTTTGTCTATTTCAGCCAATGTTTTCCTTTTTTTATAATTATAACATAAAAATTATTCAATAATTTCTTTTCCTTTATTTAAGGAAAAAATCTATTGATTAAATCTTGTAAAATCCCTAAAAATCGTTTATAATTTCACTCCAAAATGCGTGGAAAACCACGAGATCTTTAAAAAGGAAGAGAATGGAAAAAATCAGAATTAAACTGCAGGCATATGATCACAGAGTGCTTGATAAAGCAGTAGGAATAATTACTGAAGCTATCAAAAGAACTGGAGCTGAAGTAAAGGGACCAATTCCACTACCTACAAAAATAAGAAGATATACAGTATTACGTTCACCTCACATCAATAAAGATTCTAGAGAGCAATTTGAAATTAGAATTCATAGACGTCTAATTGATGTTGTGAATGCATCGCCTGAAACTGTAGACCAACTAATGAAATTAGAGTTGGCACCAGAGGTAGATGTAGAAGTTAGGGCATTAAGTTAAGGAGAATTGAATGGAATTTATAGTTGAAAAAATAGGAATGAGTAGGACAGTTGGAATCCCAAGCATTCCAGTTACATTATTAAAAATTGTTCCAGCTAAGGTTTGTGAAATAAAAGAAGATAAAGCATTAGTTGCGTATGCTAATGGTAAAAAAATCAATAAGCCAATTGAAGGTATGCAAAAAAAATACGGTCTAAGCAAAGAATTCAACAGATTTGTAGAACTTAAAGTTGCAAATGCAGAACCTGGAGATTTAAGTTTAGAACCGTTAAAAGAAGCTAAAAAAGTAAAACTTACTTTCAAAAGTAAAGGTAGAGGTTTTGCCGGTGTAATGAAAAGACACGGATTTGCCGGAGGTCCGGGAGGACACGGTTCAAGATTTCACAGAGCACCGGGATCAATTGGTAACTGTGAATGGCCAGGTAGAGTTCAACCGGGACAAAAAATGCCAGGACATTACGGAAATAAAAATGTTACAGTTAACGCAGAAGTGGTTGAATTTGATCCAGATATGGGTGTTCTTGTAATCAAAGGAAGCGTTCCAGGAGCTAACGGAAGTTTAGGAAAAGTAAGGATTGTGAAATGAGTGAAATTACAAAAATAACAAATTTACCGGAAGATTTTCAAAATATCAATCCGCATAATCTTTACCTATATGTAAAAGCTTATCTTGCTAATCAAAGAGCAGGAACAGCTCATACAAAAACAAGAGGTGAAGTTAGCGGTGGTGGTAAAAAACCATTCAGACAAAAAGGTCTAGGAAGAGCTAGACAGGGAAGTATCAGAGCACCTCAATTTAGGGGTGGTGGTGTTGCACACGGGCCAAGAAACGAAAGAGACTGGTCACAAAAACTTAATAAAAAACAAAAAAGAGTTGCATTAAAATATGCTTTAAATGAAAAAGCAAACCAAGAAAAACTTTATGTTGTAGATACAATCAAAATTGAATCTGGAAAAACAAAAGATGCTGTAAAATGGTTAAATAATCTAAATGAAAGAGATTACTTAATAGTAGTTGATGAAATGGATGAAAAAACATTTTTAGCATTCAGAAACATTCCAAACGTATACATTATTACACCAGAAGAATTAAATGCATATTACGCAAGCGTTTTCAAATCAATTATATTTGATAAAGCGGCTTACGAAAAAGTTATAAAGGGCTAAAGATGGCTGATATTACAGATATTAAATCAATAGTTTATACAGAAAAAGCACTAAACTTACAAGAAGAAGGTGTGCTTGTAGTTCAAACTACGCCAAAAATCACTAAAAACCAGTTAAAACAAATTTTTAAAGAATATTTTGGTGTTACACCACTTAAAGTGAATTCATTTAGACAAAAAGGTAAAGTTAAAAGATTTAGAGGAATAGAGGGTAAAAGAAGCGATTTCAAAAAATTCTATGTGAAATTACCTGAAGATGCAAAACTTGAAAGCCTAAGTGTATAAAGGAATAAAAGATGGGAATTAAAACATATAAACCGTATACACCGTCAAGAAGATTTATGAGTTCGCTAGATAACAGCGATATCACTTCTAAACCAACGGTAAAAAAATTATTAATTAAACTTCCGCAAAAAGCGGGAAGAAACAATCAGGGAAGAATTACATCAAGACACAGAGAAGCCGGGGCTAAAAAGCTTTACAGAATTATTGATTTCAAAAGAAACAAATTCGGAGTGCCTGGAAAAGTTACAACAATTGAATACGATCCATACAGAAACTGCAGAATCTGTTTAGTAACTTATGTTGATGGTGATAAAAGATATATCATTCAACCTGAAGGTCTAAAAGTTGGTGATACTGTAATGGCAGCGGAAGCAGGGCTTGATATTTTACCTGGGAATGCTATGAAACTTAAAAATATTCCTGTTGGTACTGTAGTTCACAATGTTGAGCTTAAACCTGGAAAAGGTGGTCAAATAGCTAGAGCTGCAGGAAACAGCTGCCAAATTATGGGTAGAGAAGATAAATATGTAATTCTTAGACTTCCAAGTGGAGAAATGAGAAAAGTTTTAGGCGAATGTATGGCAACTATCGGTGTTGTGGGTAACGCCGATTACCAAAACATCACTATCGGAAAAGCAGGTAGAAACAGACACAGAGGTATCAGACCTCAAACAAGAGGTATTGCTATGAACCCGGTTGATCACCCACACGGTGGTGGTGAAGGTAGAAGTAAAGGTAACCATCCAGTTACACCTTGGGGAATGCCAACTAAAGGTTACAAAACTAGAAAGAAAAAACCATCTGATAAATATATCATTTCAAGAAGAAAGAAATAAGGATAGCGCATGGCTAGAAGTTTAAAAAAAGGTCCTTTTGTAGACGACCATTTAATGAAAAAAGTTTTAAAAGCTAAAGAAGAAAAAAACCCAAAACCAATTAAAACTTGGTCAAGAAGAAGTACAATCGTTCCTGAAATGATTGGGCTTACAATTAATGTGCATAACGGAAGAGATTTTGTACCGGTTTATATCACTGAAAGACACATCGGTTTCAAACTTGGTGAATTTGCACCGACTAGAACTTTTAGAGGCCATAAAGGTTCTGTTCAAAAGAAAATAGGTAAGTAAGGATAGGTGATGAGTAAAGCAGTATTAAAATTTATAAGACTTTCACCAACTAAAGCAAGACTTATTGCAAGAGAAATTCAGGGAATGAATGCTGAAGAAGCTCTTGCAAAGCTTGAATTTATGCCAAATAAAGCAGCAAGAGTAATTGCAAAAGTTGTTGCAAGTGCGGTTGCAAACGGTGGATTTGATGCAAACGAAGTTGTAGTTAAATCTTGCAGAGTTGACAGAGGTCCTTATCTTAAAAGATTCAGACCAAGAGCGAGAGGTATGGCAAGCAGAATTCAAAAACCAACAGCTCACATTTACGTAGAAGTTGAAAAGGAAAGCTAATGGGTCAAAAGACAAATCCAATCGGACTAAGACTAGGAATTAACAGAAACTGGAGAAGTAGATGGTTTATTAACTACAATACTATGCCAGAAAATGTATTAGGTGATTATGAACTTAGAAAATTCTTAAAGAAAAAACTTTATTATGCTGGAATTAGTGATATTATTATTGAAAGAACAGCTAAAAAAATAAGAATTACAATTTTTGCCGCTAAACCTGGAATTATTATCGGTAAAGGTGGAAGCGAAATAGAAAATCTTAAAAAAGAACTTCAAAAGAAAATTGGAAACAAAGAATTAATTCTTAATATTAAAGAAGAAAGAAAACCTCATTTAAGCGCTCAGCTTGCGGCTGAAAACATTGCTACTCAGATAGAAAGAAGGGTGGCATTCAGAAGAGCTATGAAAAAAGCTATTCAAAATGCTTTAAAAGCCGGAGCTAAAGGAATTAAAGTTCAGGTAGCCGGAAGATTAAACGGTGCCGAAATGGCGAGAACTGAATGGTATCTTGAAGGAAGGGTTCCGCTTCACACACTAAGAGCTAAAATTGATTACGGTTTTGCCGAAGCTTTAACAACATACGGAATTATCGGAGTTAAAGTTTGGATATTCAAAGGTGAGGTTTTACAAAGAAGAAATAATGAAGTAGCTTCTACTACTGAGGAAAAAAGACCTCAAAGAAGAAGAAAAGGACGCAGAAATGTTAATGCCAAAAAGAACTAAATACAGAAAACAACAAAAAGGTAGAAACAGAGGTAAGGCGTACAGAGGAAACAGCCTTGCATTTGGAACATACGGACTTAAAGCA encodes the following:
- a CDS encoding ABC transporter permease, with the translated sequence MKAFMSIFSKEILSFLRSLGLVAVVLYSFTFDIYIAGNGIQVKPRNVTIGYVDYSGGVVSKKILIHFHKPEFKTPIPFKSQKELSDAIFNKEIMVGIVFDGDFEKNIYKKRPAKINVLMDSTAAAQAYVTLSYLQNIILNMGNIKFPIDLAIHKLFNQNSNSKWFMSFTELLSVITLLGVILTAMVFVKEKEDGTWDIMLLMPVDSKLIIFAKIISQVVILLGGVILSFGFVIFGVFNAPMNGSIFDFLILTLLYSITAAGIGLFIAAISESALEVGQYSMLIMMPLIFLSGAWTPIYAMHPVLQFLSLFSPLRYYIEGSESIMFRGADMFHLWNYYAALLFLGIILFIYGYRKMGRLF
- a CDS encoding TIGR00730 family Rossman fold protein, translating into MKDVQKEFLDNRNPTKDLWRMFRVISDFTDAFEELDDLPPGISIFGSARSKPGDYYYEKATEISEKLSDKGYAIITGGGPGIMEAANKGAKVSVGLNILLPREQVTNPYVKIPLKFKYFFTRKVTFLKYSVGTVMMPGGFGTLDELSEVLVLIQTNRMSRIPVVFFGTEFYRPLIEFFETMLENNFIDEKDINLFMVTDDVDEAVEYIYNNAIKPNVIKMENG
- the rpsJ gene encoding 30S ribosomal protein S10, producing the protein MEKIRIKLQAYDHRVLDKAVGIITEAIKRTGAEVKGPIPLPTKIRRYTVLRSPHINKDSREQFEIRIHRRLIDVVNASPETVDQLMKLELAPEVDVEVRALS
- the rplC gene encoding 50S ribosomal protein L3, yielding MEFIVEKIGMSRTVGIPSIPVTLLKIVPAKVCEIKEDKALVAYANGKKINKPIEGMQKKYGLSKEFNRFVELKVANAEPGDLSLEPLKEAKKVKLTFKSKGRGFAGVMKRHGFAGGPGGHGSRFHRAPGSIGNCEWPGRVQPGQKMPGHYGNKNVTVNAEVVEFDPDMGVLVIKGSVPGANGSLGKVRIVK
- the rplD gene encoding 50S ribosomal protein L4; its protein translation is MSEITKITNLPEDFQNINPHNLYLYVKAYLANQRAGTAHTKTRGEVSGGGKKPFRQKGLGRARQGSIRAPQFRGGGVAHGPRNERDWSQKLNKKQKRVALKYALNEKANQEKLYVVDTIKIESGKTKDAVKWLNNLNERDYLIVVDEMDEKTFLAFRNIPNVYIITPEELNAYYASVFKSIIFDKAAYEKVIKG
- a CDS encoding 50S ribosomal protein L23, which encodes MADITDIKSIVYTEKALNLQEEGVLVVQTTPKITKNQLKQIFKEYFGVTPLKVNSFRQKGKVKRFRGIEGKRSDFKKFYVKLPEDAKLESLSV
- the rplB gene encoding 50S ribosomal protein L2 — translated: MGIKTYKPYTPSRRFMSSLDNSDITSKPTVKKLLIKLPQKAGRNNQGRITSRHREAGAKKLYRIIDFKRNKFGVPGKVTTIEYDPYRNCRICLVTYVDGDKRYIIQPEGLKVGDTVMAAEAGLDILPGNAMKLKNIPVGTVVHNVELKPGKGGQIARAAGNSCQIMGREDKYVILRLPSGEMRKVLGECMATIGVVGNADYQNITIGKAGRNRHRGIRPQTRGIAMNPVDHPHGGGEGRSKGNHPVTPWGMPTKGYKTRKKKPSDKYIISRRKK
- the rpsS gene encoding 30S ribosomal protein S19, giving the protein MARSLKKGPFVDDHLMKKVLKAKEEKNPKPIKTWSRRSTIVPEMIGLTINVHNGRDFVPVYITERHIGFKLGEFAPTRTFRGHKGSVQKKIGK
- the rplV gene encoding 50S ribosomal protein L22, encoding MSKAVLKFIRLSPTKARLIAREIQGMNAEEALAKLEFMPNKAARVIAKVVASAVANGGFDANEVVVKSCRVDRGPYLKRFRPRARGMASRIQKPTAHIYVEVEKES
- the rpsC gene encoding 30S ribosomal protein S3 — encoded protein: MGQKTNPIGLRLGINRNWRSRWFINYNTMPENVLGDYELRKFLKKKLYYAGISDIIIERTAKKIRITIFAAKPGIIIGKGGSEIENLKKELQKKIGNKELILNIKEERKPHLSAQLAAENIATQIERRVAFRRAMKKAIQNALKAGAKGIKVQVAGRLNGAEMARTEWYLEGRVPLHTLRAKIDYGFAEALTTYGIIGVKVWIFKGEVLQRRNNEVASTTEEKRPQRRRKGRRNVNAKKN